Proteins from one Cryptomeria japonica chromosome 4, Sugi_1.0, whole genome shotgun sequence genomic window:
- the LOC131029445 gene encoding uncharacterized protein LOC131029445 — MKASLKLREGQKPLVRAKIPINILGLPLISGIAAGDSKELCLHLGTFWDAGPAVKVAYKPNDTWNPFSMVLKTGIGEWGSPSGAALAMTAEINLLGRGNPSFFLNFKPQFGDFTIKKSVRSSLVLPTKQSEEDGLFGPKHFQAPFIPEAVKSDLIESSHSKEATPSRFQMNFNGFENGSLKGREEDSDMENGNGTVSPKLSENKNGFALNMAEKKSSHKYQIGETLKELKSVGAEKLLEGLSLTAHSKFPVRKHAVVQVRWGVKLPLDLLNGWEAGNQSGFSNLKLPCLFLEKVSIENVEHMRSARKGSPFVGLQPTLENLMLHVLREEANELAHITGICYSMRRQLHILQAENRVLKKTMEDMSSEFEHKGIRNSNDNFPNAEASSWQKPLERAPEKDKVREANYRESDKKKNGTRDNSKRESKAPNGAFGNDFPTSTGNSAVDVSEELKKAIRGAS; from the coding sequence ATGAAGGCTTCTTTGAAGCTGAGAGAAGGGCAGAAGCCGCTGGTTAGGGCTAAGATTCCCATTAACATATTAGGTCTACCGTTGATCTCTGGGATTGCTGCAGGAGATAGCAAAGAATTGTGCTTGCACTTGGGTACTTTCTGGGACGCAGGCCCTGCTGTAAAAGTCGCTTACAAGCCTAATGATACATGGAATCCTTTCAGTATGGTGCTCAAAACGGGAATCGGTGAGTGGGGTTCTCCTTCAGGGGCTGCCTTGGCGATGACCGCAGAAATTAATCTTTTAGGTAGGGGAAATCCTTCCTTTTTCTTGAACTTCAAACCCCAATTCGGCGATTTCACAATTAAAAAGTCTGTCAGATCTTCACTTGTATTGCCCACAAAGCAATCCGAGGAAGATGGTTTGTTTGGGCCAAAGCACTTTCAAGCTCCTTTTATACCAGAAGCAGTTAAATCTGATTTAATTGAATCTTCACATTCAAAAGAAGCAACCCCATCGAGGTTTCAGATGAACTTCAATGGGTTCGAGAATGGGAGCTTAAAAGGTAGGGAGGAGGATAGTGACATGGAAAATGGAAATGGCACAGTAAGTCCTAAACTATCAGAAAATAAAAATGGGTTTGCTTTAAATATGGCTGAAAAGAAATCGTCACACAAGTATCAGATTGGGGAAACTTTGAAGGAATTGAAATCTGTGGGTGCCGAAAAATTGCTAGAGGGTTTGTCTCTGACCGCACACAGCAAGTTCCCTGTGAGAAAGCATGCTGTTGTTCAAGTCAGGTGGGGGGTCAAGCTACCTCTTGATTTGCTCAACGGGTGGGAAGCAGGCAATCAATCTGGCTTTTCAAACCTTAAATTGCCTTGCCTCTTTCTGGAGAAGGTTAGTATTGAGAATGTTGAACACATGAGAAGTGCAAGAAAGGGAAGCCCTTTTGTCGGTTTGCAGCCTACGTTGGAAAATCTGATGTTGCATGTATTAAGGGAGGAGGCAAATGAGCTTGCTCATATCACGGGCATTTGCTACTCGATGAGGAGACAGCTTCATATACTTCAGGCTGAAAACAGAGTGTTGAAGAAAACTATGGAGGATATGAGTTCTGAGTTTGAACACAAGGGAATTAGAAATTCCAATGATAATTTTCCTAATGCAGAGGCCAGTTCATGGCAGAAGCCCCTTGAAAGAGCGCCCGAGAAGGACAAAGTGAGGGAAGCAAACTATAGAGAAAGTGACAAGAAAAAGAATGGCACAAGAGACAATTCCAAAAGGGAGAGCAAGGCACCAAATGGTGCTTTTGGCAATGATTTTCCAACCAGTACAGGGAACTCAGCAGTGGATGTTAGTGAAGAGCTCAAGAAAGCCATTAGGGGTGCCTCTTGA